GGGACCTGGTCAGCTGGGGAAACTGTCTGTACCGGGGCTCGATGTGCACACCGCCACCAGCACTGAGACAAAACGAACATGTTAAGCAGCTTGCTACATCTTCAAAGTATAAACTCATCGAAAACTGTGAGTTACATCTAGAAACTAAACCTAACTTTTCTCATGAAAACCAGAATGACAGAGTTCCACAATCCCTCAAAGTGTTTGTTTTTCATAAGTTTGCCTTCAACTTGTAGAGCAGCAAAAACTGGCCTGAATTGACAAGAGGTTAATGGTGATTTTCAtctattgaatatttattttacacagGAAATATGAATGATAATGGGGTACTGGCCCCAAGGGTTATGATTAAGGGATTGGGAACCTAGATtatccagaaaaataaatcagcGAATTAATTTTGTTCTGTTAACCATCTATTTCGAAAGCAAATTACGTCCTCTGCTTCATTACAATCTTTAGTAAAAGACCATTATATGGGAAAGAGGACTCAGCAACTCCTTTTTAATAAGCTAATAGCTCTGAACAAAGTGAAGAGACTTAaagtttttctcattcttttttttcagtcagaTCCCAATGACAAATTATGGGATACAATCTGTAAGGGCTATACTCAGCTGGATTACAACTATTGTAGGTTCAATCTAATTTGTACTTAATGGGGCTCCTTTCAAGTCCTATTCAGCAGCTATACAGATTCTACTACACAGAAACAGAtgatagaaattttaaagaattcctATACAAAATGTGTTCACAAATTTCATTCCAGGTAAGAATCAGTTTGTAAAACAATGTCATCTTTTGTGCAGCACAGAAATGAATACCTGTATCAAAATTGCACTAAAATTTCTTCAAAATGTCCTGATTTGTGAACATTAATATTTCTATAGTTTCTTGATTCCCATTACCTAATACCTCCTTATTATCCTCTCCCACTCTAAAGGATTAAGTTATTATTTATTGTCTACCATGTGCAGACACAACATTAAGCATTCTACATACAtgcattatcatttaattttcataacaatcCTATGAGATAGCTCCTATGGTTATTAATGTTTACACATAAGGACATTGGGGTAGTGTGTGGTGGCAAGGCCCAAGCTCTTTAAATACTGCTCCAAGAAACATTAACAATTTTCTCAAAGATACAGCTCATAATTCCCATCAACATGATAAAATTTGTCGATTATAAACTCACTTGGAAGGCTCTACATAACATATTAATAGTAACTAGCTATGGATGGTGTAAGAAGTGGTATTTAATACATCACTACCAGGCAGAAGTTAGAAGTCAACCAAGGGCATAATCCAAGTGAAAACAAGGCCTGGCACTATCCAAGTGCTCAGCTGGCATCACCTTGAAAGTGTCTGCTAGTGCCCAGAGTCCTGGAACTTCTACCTGGACAGATACGGGATAGAGGacaggagaagcagcctgagaccCACCCAAGATGAGAAATGTATTTAGTAGACCCCTGAGTAAAGCTGCAGCCCCATGGTTTAAGagtgaaaggaaaataaacctGCCATGAAGAAAGGAACCAGAATTTGTTACCTGTAACCAGTCATCAGGTAGATTTGCACCCAAATTCACACTATCTGGGTTGGACATCTGTGGCCCAAAACACCCTTGAGCCAACAACTGAAACTGATCTTGGCTTCGTAGCAACCTCGAGAAGCAAGATCTCAAAGAATTCTGACAGACATATGTTCGAGGGAAACCGAGAAGctcacagtaaaaaaaataacaaggaatAAGAGACTGAGAATCACCAAAACAACAGACAGCAATAGTAAAGGCACAAGGCTCACAAACCATTATTTCaacttcaaataaataaaagtgtaaaGAGCAAGGAACAAGAAACTATAAAGAACAATCAGGTTTGaaaaaaacaatttccagaaataaaaatgtgatcaTCTGAAATAAAGCTTAAAGCCTGGTTTAGACACAGCTAATATGAAAAGAAGTTAGGAAGATGAGAAAATCTGACATATGCCTGATTGTATcccataaggagaaaacagaatggggaagaaacagtatccaaagaaataatggctgttCCCACCCAGGATTTTTAAGTGtcaggtttaaaaacaaaaaatgcaccATAGTTCTGTGAAAGTTACTTTTAAAACATCAACCAGATCATATTCTTTCCTGCTTTTTATAAAAGCCTCCAAGGGCTTCCCATCATTCTTAGGATAAAATCTCTCCTCCCAGAAGGCCATCCCTAATCTGGCCTCTGACCTCATTGCCAGCATGCTCCCCCCTTTGCTCACCCCATTCCAGCCTCACCCACAGCTTGCTTGCCCATCATCTACACGTGTCTCCTTCGTTTGAGAGGTTCTTCCCGGCATCTCTGCATGGCTGACTTCTCATCACTCAAGTCCTAGCTCAAATCTTAACTCGCAGGCCTGCATTCCCACATCATCCTAGGTTCACTAAGCCATCCATCCCACCCCAGACCCTCTCTACATTAATTCCCTGCTTTGTTCTCTTCATGCCAGTTAAGAGTACTTGTTTGTGTTCACTCtccagaatgtaagctccattaTCTTTCTTGTATTCTGCTCTATACCAGCACCTAGAAAGGATCCTGGCATCTAGAATATGCTCCTTATTTTAATTATCACAGGCAATGAAACAAGTGTGTGTGATGGAGGTACCAAGACCTCAGAGAAGAGGAGCAACCCCCCAATCTTCCCAGCAAGGTCAAGGGCTATTGCTAGTGGCTCTCCCATCACTGTCCTTGCTTCTGTCACATAggccttttccttcttccctgcccaTACCTGTCCCAGCTCCATATCCTTAACAGACATGTGACTTTAGTAAGTCACCCCTTTAATTTTCCAGAATCTGAGTTCCCTAATAACAGTTAAACAATACTTGTATTGGTACTTGGCACCAGGAGCTGTCTTAATACATTTCAGAAAATTGTATTCTTTTAGTTCCCTGGAAATCgacattattatccccattatatggctgagaaaactgaggcattaTGAGATCAAGAAACTcttccaaggtcatacagctacaGTATGGCAGAAATGAGATTTCAACTGAGGCAGTCTGGGGCCAGAATCCTGCTTTTACACTATCCTCTTGGCAGTAGATGGTCTAAGGAACCTGGAACATGGCCTGGAAAAATTCAGTGTACTATTATCAGTCCTGCTATTACTGAATCAGTCTTCACTACCAGCTGGTTTTTTGTCAGATGTGCCCTCCCTAAGCACCCCACCGCTATGCTCTCCAGCTGGTTTCTTGGGCGACTTGAGGGGGAACTCTTCTCTCACTCTCTTAAATTCTggtgttaaaagagaaaaaccctATGGTAAATCATGGACTTTGGGCAATAGTGTGTCAGTGTCAGCTCAACAGTTTTAACAGATGCACCACTCTGATAGGTGTTGACAGTAGAGGAGGCTATACATCTGTGGGGCAGGAGACTTAATGGAAAATCTTTATTACCTTCCACTTAATTTTGCTATGAagctaaaactgctctgaaaaataaaatccattaaaaaaaaattctgatattGCCAAGCATCCATTTTGGCTCTCTTCGCTTTCCACCCTTCGGCAGTCTCTCGGGGTGATCACTTCACTACCGTGTCTTAGAGAACTAATTCTCCAGCCTGCAGCAagttaatttttcagaattaaaatttGGCCACGTGACCCCTCTGATCAGAATCTTTCAACGACTGCTATCGCCTCTATTCGAAATCTTTCAGCCAGGCAACAGGACCCTCTATTGTTCCCTTCCTAAGCCCCAGTCTCCAGCTTCACCTCCGCCACTCCTGGCCTCACATTTGACCTTTCAAAACACTGGGCAGGCTGTTTGCTCGGTCGGGAACACCCTCGCCTCCCCAACCCCTGCTCTCGCTTCCAGATTAGCACCATCTTGTCCACACATTTGTTGTGGATTTCCCACGGACAGACTCCCTGGGGCAGGGACTGCCCGATACACAGTCTCCCCGCCGCACAGATCCCCATTCTCCTCGTCCCCGACGCCGGCGAGCTGGAAGGAGGCAGCGGTCGGACTACAAGTCCCAGCGTGCCTCGGGGTGGAGGTCGATGCAGGGACCCGTGTCCGCCCCAGGCGCCTGGCGTCAAGGTGAGGGCGTCCGGAACACAGGCGCTTTCCGTTAGAAGCAGGCgaagcccccaccccagccaacaCTCACTGACGGACTCCACCGCCCCCGGCCGCCGGTGAGAGCCGGCCTCTGAAGAAGTGGCTTCCAACACGAACGTAAGGGACCAGCCGCGTCGGAGCCAACATGCCTACCACCATCCGGACCAGGTCGCACCGCCTCTTTGCGTCACTTCCGACAGCGCCCCACCCCTTTGCGTAAACGTCGTCGCCCCGCCCATTTCCCTGGGATGAGGTAGTGAGCGCGAAGCCGCACTGTGTCCTAATCCAGCCTTCCCGTTACGTCTCTATCCTGGGGGCCGCTGCCGTTCTCTGAGAGCGCCGTCCGCAAGGAGTGACCTGCGTGTCGTGACTTGGATGGTGAGGAGGCGCCCTCCGAAGTGAGAATGGTATGGTGTGGACAGCCCTAGAAGGTCGGCTGGGCGAGCCGCGCGATACGGCCCTGGGGTGGGCGTGCTGGTTCTCGGGGAGGGAGGTGGAGACGCCCCCGGGGCTGGGCCTGGGCGCTCTTCTTCTGGAGTCTTTGTTACGCGGGTGCGAGAAAACCCCTTAACAGTGAGTCTGAACTCGCTCCTCCCTGCTGTGCTGATGTAGACGGTGTTTTCCCACCTCGACCTGCCACTCGGCCTGCTCCTTCTGAATTAACTGCCTTCCAGACCCTTTTAAGGTGCCAGATCTTTCCGAACCGTGGACCTTCCCAAAGCTAGCGCTTCGTATTCTGCCCTGTGAGAAAGACCACAGTTGCTTTAAAGGCTTGTTTTATTGTTGCTCTGCAAACTTGAACTTTATGACCAGCGGCAGCCAGTGGTCCCCAAACATGAAGCCTGACCTCAGATGCTGTGCTTGAGTCTGGAGTAGGCccaagaaatctgcattttagcacGCCGTCCAGTCTCTGCAGGGCTAATTCCTTGATCCTGAGCCAAGCCCTGGATTCTTGGCTTTTGTTTCTTAATATTGCTTTCTATTAAATTCTGGATGGACTCCACAAGCTTCTCTGGACTGCCCTGTCCCTAAAATCCTTAGGATCTCTGCCATGGGTTCCAGTTTTCCTAAGAACCTCcatgttttattaaattataaacaGCCTGCCAGCCTTACACCATAAGAGATTTCGATTTGAAACGGATCGCTTGCTGTGCACTGAAGACTTCACACTCAGAGTAACAAGCATGAAAAATAGGATACGTATGGAGAGAAATGTAGACCTGAATTTAGGGATTCGAGTGCACTGAATAAATACTACTACTGTCACCCATATGCCCCACAACTAGAAACCTTTCTTCCTGGAGTTTGGCCCATGTCCTTCTGAACAGCCTATTGATTGACCCTCTGGCCCTATAGGACTCTCTCCCTGTTCTCCTGCCCTCCTATCTTCTAAGTGGTATATAAATTGAGGAAGGAATCCACTATTTTCTGGATGAAAGTTGACTTTCCAGTTGATAATGCATTAGCATGACTTTCTCCGGGCTACCATTCACTGCTTATCTTTATAGTGGTATGTACAAACCACTGAGATAATGAAGTTCATGAATGGATGGACAAGGCTTTCCATCCTTCCTAGGGAGCTTGCTTCCAGCAAAGAACAGTGCTGTGATGCCAAgaccaccaaaaacaaaaacaaaaaaccgcaGCTTAAACAAAAAAGAGCATAGAACTTGACAGTCTGAAGATCTGGAGTCTTCAGCTCTACCAGTTATTGGCTGTATGAATTTGGacaatttaatttacttttccaaGTGTTGATGCCCTTCATCTGAACATGAGTCATTTAAGAGAGTACCTAGCCCACAGCATGTATTCAAGAAATGTTGTTATATCTTCCTTTCCTGGAAGCTACTGAGGAGAATTAAAATTCATTCACCCTCCATGTCTTCCTTGCTGAATTACAAAACAAAGGTTTAACCTCAGTGCTTTCTTATATGTAAAGCAATATTGTTCTAGaatttttttactataaaaagGGTATAGTTCCAATTAATAAACTGTTTTGACTATGTGACAGTGACACTTACTTGTTTTACAGGCATGCTCCAAGAAGTCCAAGGCAATATCCCTTACTACCTTCTGCAGGTTACTTGATGGCGTTGGGTCTCAGATGAGCACCCTATGTGAATGGATGCTTTTTAGAAAGTAAGGGAAAagatgccaggccctgagctggcaACTTCTAAATGCAAATCAAGTTCCCAAATTTTAACAAACTGTGAGAACAGACTCTAAAAGACCTAACATACAGCAGTCCAACCCCAAATCAAGAACCTGTATGATAGCTAGAAATAGAGAACA
This portion of the Manis javanica isolate MJ-LG chromosome 6, MJ_LKY, whole genome shotgun sequence genome encodes:
- the NDUFB2 gene encoding NADH dehydrogenase [ubiquinone] 1 beta subcomplex subunit 2, mitochondrial; this encodes MVVGMLAPTRLVPYVRVGSHFFRGRLSPAAGGGGVRHAGGGVHIEPRYRQFPQLTRSQVIQAEFFSATMWFWILWRFWHDSDAVLGHFAYPDPSQWTDEELGIPPDDED